One Candidatus Poribacteria bacterium genomic window, ATTTCGCAGCTATATTGATCACTGCTAACAAAATGTAAACACTACGTAGACATTTCTGTGTCGCCTCAAAAATGGCTGCGTTGCTCTCAAGGACCTGGACCGGCGATGCCTCTTGCACATCAAACAGGGGACCTCCCCAATACTCCCGCGCCGGTCTATACTCGACGTAGTTATCGTTGCAGTACGCATGCCTTCTAAAGACCGCTATATGTTCTTCACCAAAAACGGGGAGGAAGTCATAGTTTGGGTTTATGAACAGATTTTTCTCCGCAAAGGTGTGTTCACTCTTACACGAACCGCATTGGTAATAATCGTTGAAACTGCCATCTGTGTCATCTATGATGCGGCATCGAGATTCGACCCAAAAGCGCGGGGCATTTCCGTTACCAACAGTGTTGATAAAAGAAAGTCCATAATCAAGACAATGCATTGTTTTTCCTTTCGATGTGGTATATGATTCATTAAATCCATTTTATCTTAACAATGTTCACGTGTCAATCGGCATCTCTTGTTTTATCTTGGGTGAAGACATGTAAAAATCTTGACATCCGCCCGGAACTGCGCTATAATAAAATTACTAAAAATTTATGGAGAAGAATCATGGCGACCCCTGCAGCACAAACCCACCTCACACCGGAAGAATACATCGCGTTTGAACGCAAATTCCTGCCCGATTCAGAGATAGTTAGACATGAGTATATGGACGGAGATATTATCCCAATGTCGGGTTCTAACCGGGCACATAATCTTATCACAGGCAATGTCGCTGGTGAACTCCATACCTGTTTGAAAGGCACTGAATGCTTTGTTTTCATCAACGAAATGCGTATCGGCATTCCCGAAGCCAAATCCTATTTCTATCCAAATGTCGGTGTTGTCTGTGAAGAACCTCGTTTTGAAGATGACCTTTTCGACACGCTTCTGAACCCGATTGTTGTTGTAGAGGTGCTTTCCCCATCAACCGAAGCGTACGACAGAGGTGACAAATTCGCACACTATCGTCAACTCCCATCGTTGCAGGAGTACATCCTTGTTGCCCAAGACCGAGTCCTTGTTGAACATTACCGTCGTCAAGAGAGACAGTGGGTTCTCACCGATTTCCAAACCCTCGATGAAATTCTGCCCCTCCCTTCTATCCAATGCGAATTGCCTTTGCAGGAAATTTACGAGCGCGTCACATTTCCTGATTAGGACTTTCGGCGAGCCATACAAAATAAGGAGAAAACATGTGCTGCTCATTGTCTGAATCAGGATATAAATTACCAACACATTTTAACTTGACAAAATTTAGCAAATAGAGTATAATATAGTATGAGACTTCCCAAAGGGACGAACATTGTATCAATCTACAAAGTACTGGCGCGGAAACCGACACAAACGTTTTCAGCCGACCACAGAAGTTTTTTACTGACTGCTGAGAGTGGAACGCCCTGACCGCTGACCGCTAACCAAAAATGTTACACTTTTCGCCAAATTATTTTTTTCAGAAAAGAAAATTAAACGTCAACAAACCCTTACGGCCACTGGGTTTTCTAAAGTTACACGCCACACACAAAATGTTACACTGGTGTAACATTTTGAAGCCAGATCGCCTGAAAAATATGCTGTTAAGTTAAAACTATATTCACGGCTGTATAATCCTGCAAATCCTTGAATCCTGTCCATTCTGATTTGCGGCGTACTCGCCCCGGTTCAGGTTTCCCTAAGGCATTCATACCGTTGATTTATGCGACGTGCATTCTGACAATCCGCTGCCAAAATATGTCCACACCCCTACGCCGTGAAAAGAGTTGACAATTCGCTAAAAATGCTTTATCCTTAAAATATGCAAATTCGCCCCAGAGAGATACTCCACTATATTACGTCAAGCGGAAGCAATCCATATCAGCGATGGTACATGCGAATTAAGGATCAAAAGACCCAGATAGCAATCTCAAATAGAATTTCACGATTACGATCAGGAAACTTTGGCGATTTCAAGCGATTGAATAAAGACTTATACGAATTGAGAATCCACTACGGACCTGGGTATCGCGTCTACTTTGGGGTCTTTCAATATGACATTGTGATTTTACTTTGTGGAGGGACCAAAGGAACACAACGACGGGATATTATTAGGGCACAAAACTATTGGGACGACTTCCTGGAGCAAATGAGGGAATAATTACCATGAATATAAATGTTAAACTTCAACAATGCACAACCCCTTTTAAAGACTATCTTCTTAAAGACCTTGCACAACCAGAATTTGCAAAAGGTTATCTTGAAGCTGCACTCCAAGATTTTGATAAAGATGGCAACATTGAGATGCTCTTACTCTCCATGAAAGATATTGCAGAAGCGCAGGGCGGAATTGAAGAACTTGTCGCGTGGACAAATCTCAGTCCACAGGCTCTCACCTATCTCCTTAATACCGAGCACCCACCCCAATTGGATAAAGTGCTGGATATTCTCTCCACGTTAAAAGATGCCCACCACTCAAAACATGCCGTCATGGAGAAGCACAATGAAAGTCAAGGCAGTTAGGCAACCAACGAAATTAGAAAATTCCGAATCCCAAGACGAGGCGGATGGCTCCCAAGAAAATAGCGACGGCACAAAGGACACACCCGGCAATCGCATACTCTTTGTTTGACGATAGCGCCAGCGCGAGGACACTGAAAAGTAATCCAAAGACGGCAAATGGGATGTTAAGGTAATTGATAGAACCGAGACAAGGGATAAAACCTACGACCATTCCAAGAATAGCCAATATCCCCCAAACTAAACTGAGACCTGAGAGTAGATTCATGAATTAATCTCCAAGTTATGACTGGGAAGCGTCGCTCCCAGATTTTTAACAAAACGTGTTGTGTATTTTAAAGTGAGGACTGCACAGAACGTATTGAGTGCAAATAGAGAGTAGATATAAAGACTCAACGGATTCAAGTGATACGCTTCCGTGAAGTCTCCGCGTGAGATGGCATAGAATGCGCTGGTCATTCCGCAGAAAGCACACGGTTTCTGAAATTTGACTTGCGATATGCATTCGGGGACGAATTGCGCTAACTGGTGGTGCGGCACGATAAATGGCAGCAGAAGCACGATAAGGACCCCCATACTCACTATGAGCCAGACGAGCAGTCCAACTAACATTAATTCGCTACGTCTATTGCCGAACATGTTATGCCTCTTTCATTGGCGCGGTTGGGAAAACCGCGCCTACCTTTTTAGTTCTCTTCTTCGGTTTTTCTGAGCATGATACTTCCACCAACGGAACGGAGCTTGAGAAGCGGACCGCCGCCGTTGATCGTTCCCTGCAACTCGTTAGGTTTGACGGGACCTCCCTCGACCGTCACCGGTAATTCTGTTGTTACCGCACCACCAAGTACTTTTGCCTCAACTGTCGCTGCGATATCTGGAACGAGCGAGATATTCATCCCGCCTCCTATCGCCTCTAAATCCAGCAATAGGCTTTGACGTGTAGACGACTTTTGAAGTTGGCAACGGATAGTGCCGCCCGTCGTTTTCGCAAGGATGGGACCATCGTTTTCTACTTCAATACTGCCACCAGCCGTTTTTACGTCTGCGCCGCCTTTGCAGCGACGTAGTGTGATATTCCCGCCGGAGGTTCTTCCATTAACGACCCCAGTGACATTGGCAAATTGAAGGTTTCCGCCAGAGGTCTTCGCTTTGACATCACCCGTTCCTGTCTCAAGTGTCATATTCCCGCCGCTTGTTTGAAGGTCAACATCGCCGTTGAATGCCTTGAGATCAATGTTCCCACCGGAGGTCTTCCCCTGAATACATCCTGTTATATTTTCCAAACGGAGTCGGCTCCCAGCTGTTTTAGCATTCACGTCTCCGGTTATATCAACAGCGGAAATTTCTGCCCTTGCTGTTTTCAAATCGAGGGAGTAGTGTCGAGGCACAACGAGACTAAACTGAATGTCTAAACGTTTTTGTGCCTTTTTCCACTGTTTTTCGGAGCCTCTGAATTTTGCTTCGATTTTAAGGTCAGAGGCTTCGTGTGTCAGCTGGACCTCGAAATTCTTGAGGATTTCTCCTGCCCGTCGGTCTGCTTTCAACTGTGCAGAACGTTGCACGCGCACGGAAACAGTGTCAGTCTCCGCGCTCTGTACGTCAATTGCGCCGAAGTCCGTATTGACGGTTAACTTGCCCCCAGCTGCGACAGGAAACACTTCGGTTATATCTTCAAGCGTGGTCTCGGTTAAGAAATCTGGGACCGCTCGCCGAATCAAATCACCGAACGGTTTATCTGTGAGTTCCTCTGTTAGGTTTTCCATGAACCTTTTTCCGAAAAAACTATCGAACCATCCCTTGAAATCGGAAACGGTGTCCAATTCTTCGTTGAGGTATGCTGCGAGCTGATGGCATGCGATTCCGATTTGACCAAAAGACGCATCGTCCGCAAGTTCTTCAAAAAGTCTATCAGGCACAGCACTCAGGTCGCGCAGACGTTTGAGGATGTTATTGAATTGGGAGATGCATCGCTGTTCGCCGCCCTTAAAGGCATCTGTCAAGGCTGCATCCTCTGTGATTTTTGCGGTGTGCTCAAGCGTATGAAACAGTGCTTTGAGTTCGTTCGGTCTTGGTTGTTCCATAATTTTTTACCTCTCTGTAACTGACAACTAACAACTCGCTTATATATCCACTCCGTACCCGCGTTTTTCCAAGATCGTTTTCAGGAGATCCTTCGCTTTGTGCAACCGCCATTTGACAGTCGTCAGCGGAATAGACAAGAATTCAGCGATCCGTTTTTGCGGCATCTCTGCCCAATAGTAGAGTTGAATAACCTCTTGATAATCGTTAGGAAGATCTTGTATGGCATCTCTAATAGCCTCTTGCGTTAACTCCCGTTCTACAATGCGCGCTGGATCCGCTTGTGATGTATCTGATACTCTATTTAAATGGAGTTCCATATCTTCTTCTGGTTGGTAGCGGCTGGCATTCTTATAGTAACGCAAAGCGCGGTTTCGAGTAATAGAGTGGAGCCATGCCCCAAATCTGTTCAGATCGGTGAGTTGTGGGAGTGCCTCAAAAGAACGCAAAAACGCGTCCTGCACGACATCTTCTGCATCGGCAGAATTTTGGACAATCTGCTGTGCGACTGTCAACATCGCGCGTCGATAACGGTTCACCAATACATCAAACGCTGATGTATTCCCTGCAAGTGCCGCGACGACCAACTCGGCATCACCTACTTCAGTTACTTCTTGACTTTGTAATATCGGCTTACAAGCTTCGCCTACAGACATGAAAACGCTCCCTTCTTGCTTATTAGAGACACCTTGTGTGAAAAGGATAGTAAAAAGTGCGTTTTTTTGAAAGTGCGCCGATAGGCGGAAGGGTAAGAAAAGAAACACAGCCGTTGACCTCCGACAGATCAATGTCAGAGGCGCAACGGCTTCCTTTAGAAGATGTGCTATGAAGTAGGTCTATAGAGCATAACTAAGCATCCACCGAGTGCAGCGAGCAAGATGCCTGCAACGAACTGCCAGCGGACTGTGCCCCATCCCCCTGCAGGCGGATGTGACAGGGTCGCAACGATAGCGTTTACAATAGGCGCGCCTGCGAAAACAATCGACATCACAACGGCAGGTCTACCGCCAGCACCAAAAGCGAGTAAGACCCCAAACGCTCCAATCGCACCAACAAGTCCTGCCACGAAGGACCAAGAAACCCCACTGCCTGTGAATTGCCAGTTAGATCCGATGAGCATCAAGGCAGAGCCGATGACAGCGGCGAGTAGGTAGGCAAGTCCGACAAAGAGAAACGCTTTGTAACGTCCATGTACGGGATCTGCCATCGAAACCTGTCCTTGATGTAGAAAGACACCGTAAAGTCCCCATGCTGAGACGGTCATGAAAACAAAAATCAACCATTTAACCATAATTCGTTCCTTTTCGATTTTTTGGCGAGTCCGCTTCCAAAGCGCGCCCGTAGTTGTTAAAGTATTAGGTATAGTTTCCAAACACCTTCAAGAGTTGTTCCGCTACGACTTCATCATTAAAGTGCTGATGCACATTGATTTTTCCGGTTTTCCCGAAATGCTCACGTTGATCGGTATCGTTAAGGAGCTCCATAATGCCGGCTGCCACTGCTTCAGCCGATTCAGGTTCGACAAGCACACCGCCCCCGGTTGCCTTAAGCATCTCAGGGAATGCGCCGTGCCGGGGTTGGACAACCGGGACTCCGTTAGCGAGTGCCTCTATGATAGATAATCCTTTAGATTCACGGTAAACGGTAGGAACTGAAAAGACATGCAGACGATTGAGGAAATCAATTTTTTCGGTGCGCGTCACTTCGCCATAATGCACAAAACTGTCTGATAACCCCCACGCCTGAATTTGGTTTACGAGTTCTTCAAGATAGGGTTCATCTTTCTTCCCAAGGTATCCAGCGACATGGAGTTGAACGTTATCAGCACCGAATGTCTCAGCGACTCTACGGAAAGCATCCACCAAAATATGTAATCCTTTTTCAGGACAAATGCGAGCCAAATAGCCGATAATAAAAGGTGGCGGTTCGAGTTTCTCAATAGGGAGACCGTGTCCGTCCATGTTTAATCCGAGTGGAACCACGTCAATCTTATCAACAGACAATTTAAGATAGACATCCGCCATAAATTGCGCATAGTATTGACAAGGTGCGATAAATCCGTCCGCTTCAGCAGCACGCTCCTGGAGTAGATCCAAGGCTTCCGTTTTATACGGCTCAATTAGATCTTGCAGGAAGATGTCTTCGCCTTGAAGGCCACAGATAACTGGAACATCTAACACCTTTTTAATTTCTCTGGTGAATCCAACCAACATGGAATTGGTGAGGTAGACGATATCGGGTCTATTCTCCTCAGCGATCCATTTGACCAATTTCGTCAATTCCTTCTTTTGATGCCCTTGTTCAGCCCGGAGCATAGATACAGTCAACTGCCCGAGGTCTCGCGCATCGGTTGAGCTGCTAAACCGCGCCAATCCGTTCAACAGCGTTGGACTGTCCAGCAGTCTGTCAAATGCCCATGGCGTGTGCCTGAAGATCGAAAGCTTCTGTTGGAGATAGACGTTAACGCCGCCGAAAAAAACTCGGTCTAAACTCACATTCGTCTCATCTGTTCGGGTAGGGGTATAGGTAGGTATAAGCGCGATGTTATGCCCTTGTTTCTTCAGAACTGTGGCGATAGTGTTGTCGTGTATGCAAGTTCCGCAGTACATTCCGGCAGCACCTGCGGTAATATAGGCGACTTTCATATTTTTTATTTTGGTAACCAATGTTTAAGGAAACGAAAATTACTTCTCCCGTATTGAAAGAAATGGGCATGCAAGGCTTGGGTATGTAGTATTAGTATATCAGATTCTGAGAAAAAAGTCACATCTATTTTGGGGCTTCGGCTATCGGTTGTCGATGACAAAGAAATTTGCATTTCCCCTGTAATTGTGGTATTATTAATACTTAGGTTTAGAAAAGGGATTTAGTGAAAAAGAAGAGAGGAGAGTGAGACATGTCACGCATCTGTACGGTCTGCGGTAAACGTCCCATAACAGGCAACCAGATTAGTAAATCCGTCCGGCACACAAAACGCCGTTGGATGCCAAATCTACAACGGGTTCGGGTTCAAACCGAGGAAGGCACGAAGCGAATCCGTGTCTGCGCCAAATGTATACGGAGCGGGAAAATTACCAAAGTTATATCGAAAATGCCAGCGGCTTAATAGGGAAGTACGTCTCGACTGAAGATTAGGCTCACACCACGAAGTGAGATTAGAACTTACGGGTGACACGCTGTACACCCTTTAAACGACGAATCGCCTGCATGACTTCTTCGAGTTGTCCAGCCCCTGTAACGTCGATTGTGAAATAGTCAGAAGCTGTTGCCTCAAGACGTTCTATGGAGGGTTGGAAATTCCCAGATCGGATGTTTACCTTGTACTTTGCGATAGCAGTTGTGATTTCACCGAGCATCCCGGGACGGTCACTGCACTCCACAAAGATTTTTACAGGATAGATGTCAGGAGGATGGTTTCCATTGTCGGCGGGAGACTTTTCGAGCCAGGTCACAGATAAAAGTCGTTCGGGTTCATCAAGGACACGGATACACCCTGCTCTATGGACAGAAACACCGCGTCCGCGAGTTAGGTAGCCGACGACCTGATCCCCTGGTATCGGATTACAGCATTTCATGATCCGCATCATGCCCAAATCAATGTCATTTTCGAGTTGTATGGCTGGGGCTGATGCGGTTTTTCGCGCTCGGATACTCTCTTTCGCAGCCTCAGGTTTCGGGGTCTCAGGTTTTAACAAATTAACAACCTGAGTTGCCGACTCATTGCCGTTGCCGATTCGGACGAAAAGTTCATCAAGGTTCTTGAGTTTGAGTTGCTTCGCGATATCCAATAACTTCGGAGAATTGAGATAGTCACGCGAGGTAAGAGAGGCAGCACGCAGTTCAGCGTCGAGAAATTTTTTGCCTAATTCCAGTGCGTCAGCCCTATCCTTTTCACGAAACCAGTGTTTAATTTTCCCACGGGCTGTAGCGGTTTTGACGTAAGGTAACCAACTCCGGCTCGGTTTCCCATTTGCCTGTGTCCGAATTTTAACTTGGTCTCCATTCTCAAGCACGCGTCGAATGGGGGCAACACTCCCATTTACCTCTGCCCCCACACATGTATGCCCGACATCCGTATGAATTTTATAGGCAAAATCGATGACAGTAGCCCCCGCGGGTAAGGTAAACAAATCACCTTTCGGAGAAAAGACGTATACTTCATCTTGGAAGAGTTCAAGTTTCATTGACTCCACGAACTGATGTGGGCTGTCTTGGATTTCCTGTATATCGTCAAGTATCTGCTTATAACTGGCGAAAATCGAACGTCCCTGCTCACTTCTGGGAACCCCTTCCTTATAACTCCAATGCGCAGCGATACCGTCTTCAGCGACCTTATGCATCTGATATGTGCGAATCTGGACCTCTACCGGTTTACCGTCATCAAGAATCGTGGTATGGATGGATTGATAGCCGTTTTTCTTAGGCTGTCCGATCCAATCGCGAAGTCGGTCTGGATGATAACTCCATTTGTGATGGAGTGCAGCGAGTGTGGTATAGCAGTCAACGTTGGTTTTGACGAGGATCCGGAGTCCAACGAGGTCTCGGATTTCGCTGAAGGGTGTCCCTTTCTGTTGTATTTTCTGGTAGATGCTGTAGATGTGCTTTGTCCTGCCGTGGACATCGGCAAAAATGCTGCGGTTCTCAAGTTCCTGTCGAATCTGCTTTACCATTTTCTCACAATACGCCTCTCGCTCGTCAAGTTTTTGATTCAAGAGTTCAGCAATTTTCCGATATTCTCCAGGATAGAGATGCTTGAACGCTAAATCTTCAAGACGACTCATGATACGCCAGATGCCGAATCGGTGTGCGATCGGTGCGTAAATTTCCAATGTCTCTTTTGCGACCCGTTGGCATTTCTCGCTCGAAAGGAATTTCAACGTCTCCATGTTGTGGAGTCGATCTGCGAGTTTAATAAGAATGACCCGCATGTCTTCCGCCATCGCTAAAAGAAGTTTGCGGTAGGTTTCTGCTTGGCGCTGCCGATGGACGCGGTCCTCAACCGTGGTTGTAGCAACAGGGGCAGGCAGAAGAGAGACATTGAGATGATATTGACCTATCTTTGTGACACCCTCAACAAGATTCGCGATATTCGCACCAAACCTTACCTGCATCTCTTGACGTGTGATACCGGTATCTTCAAGGACATCGTGCATGAGTCCTGCACAGATTGTGTGCGTATCGAGCCGGAGTTCGGCAAGTATTTCAGCAGTTTTGACGCAATGCGTGAAGTACGGTTCACCAGATTTCCGACGTTGTCCTTTATGGGCATCTTGTGCGAAGCGATAGCATCGCTCCAGCAGTTCAACTTCTGCATCCGGATTATATGCTTGAATCTGGGTTATTAGGGACTTGAGACTCATCTTCTATAATCTCCCACATAGATTCAATATTTGCCTTCAGTTGAAATTCAATAAAAGCGGGGCATGTCTGTTTAATCCATTCCCCCTCAAGATATGTACCAGAAAAGGATAAATCATTTTTCTCGGCAGGAAGGAGTTTGACAAGCCTCTGCCCCGGTTCACCATGTCGTGTAATGTACCGCAATTCTTCAAAGATCGTGAGTCCAGTTTGAACAGTCAGGGCTCCACCGAGTTTACCATTAAGCATTTCTGCTTCGGGATAGCCGACGACACCGTTGGATTGGATAGCCTTTCGCATATCGGCGTATAAGTGACGTAAAACCTCTTTTGTCGGATATTTTTGAGCAATCCAATTGTGTATATGCGTTGCATCCGTGTCGTTATAGATAAGATGCAGATAGGAGGTGCTGTCAGAGACGAAAGCAGGTCTACACCGTTTGAAAAATGCATCGGAATTCGGTGTTAGGTGGCAGAAGACAAAGTGTGGAACATACGGAAACGCTTCATAGTGCGAAAAAGTGCTACTTGAAGCGATTGCTCGGAGTTCACCACTATGGAGCTGCTTCAATAACTCAGCCGTTTCAACCATCGAGGTTGTTGCATCGTGCCGCGCGATGCCTTCAATACTCTCGGGTAAAAGTTTGGTGAGGAGAAGATCCAACATCTCCTCGTCCTGTACATAAATTATACAGGACTCTTCCCTGGCGAGCAAGTTTAAAAGGTATTCTTTTTTATTTCCGTTCCGTTTGTCAACGAGCTTCACAGGAGAGGGCTCGTCGCGTTTTGGAAACACGTCCCATTTCATCCCCCTACTTTCGCGGCGAACCTGCCAATCCTCAAGGGTGAGTTGGACAGATCGCCTGCCCTGCCATTCGTTGATTTGTGGAGAGAAGGCGATATCGAGGGATAGGTTGGAACCTATGAAGTCGACGCGTTTTTCTCCTGCGCGCCATGCGATAGCCCGCCGTCCGATCTTTCCATCTGTTAGCGTCATACGTAGATGATTTTTCTCCGGTCCCATCAGGGAAGGGCCGTCACTAATATTGAGGCGGCGTGCTCCAAAAAGGAACTTAGGATTGTTTTGTCCAAAGGGTTCAAATTGCTCAAATTCCTTTAGTGTTTCTAACGTTAGAAGTGGCAGATGTGTTTCAAACTCAAGGTCAAGTTTCGGTTGTAGTTCCGCTGCCGTTAGACAATTAGAAGCGACTTCGTTGAAAGCGACTCTGAATTGCGGGATATTCTCAGTTTTGATTGTCAGCCCGGCTGCCGCTGCGTGTCCACCGTGTTTCACGAGCAATTCCGTGCAATCAACGAGTGCATCGGCGAGGTTCATTCCTTCTATACAACGTCCGGATCCAGTCGCTTCATCACCGTCAATAGCAAGCACAATCGCGGGTTTGTAATAGGTTTGAAGCAGGCGAGAAGCGACAATCCCGACAACACCTTGTGCTTTTCCTCGCCACCTGTCGCTGGCAACAACAATCCCGATGGTGTTATCCGCTATTTCGGTTTCAATTATCTCAACAGCCTGCTCTTGAATCTCGCGTTCTAATTCCTGCCGCTCCTGATTTGCCTTATTGAGTAGCGGTGCAATCCGAGCCGCAACGTCATCGGAATCGGTGGTGAGCAGCTCAACCGCTTTATCCGCAGTGTCCATCCGCCCAGCGGCATTGATACGGGGCCCCAATTTAAAAGAGAGGCTATATCCATCAAGCGGTTGGTCGAGTTTGTGTCCTGCGGCTTCGCATAACGCGTGAATTCCCGGACGTTCGCGCTTGTTAAGCTCGGCTAACCCCAAACGGCTCAAAATTCGATTCTCCCCAGTGAGGGGTGCCATATCCACAACTGTCCCTAAGGCGACCAAATCCAGTTGGGACTCAAGAAATGATCTATCGTTTACTAACCCTTGCGCCAATTTGAAGGCTAACCCGACCCCTGCAAGTTCGGTGTAAGGGTATGTATTTCCCGGCACCTTCGCCGAAATTACGGCGTATGCGGGTGGCTGCTCTCCCTCTGGTTGATGGTGGTCAGTGACAATAACGTCCATACCGAGTTGATTGGCTAACGCGACCGCCTTAACAGCATTGATACCGCAATCCACAGTAATCAGCAGTTTGGTGTTCTTTTCGCGGCGGATTTTTTTCACGGTATCTTCACTCAGTCCATAACCGTCTCCGAACCGATTCGGAATATAGTAATCGGCAGGAGCACCCAACCGGCGAAACGTGTTGAGTAATAGTGCCGTTGCGGTTGTACCGTCAGCGTCGTAATCCCCATAGATACAGATTTTTTCACCCCGCGCCATCGCCTTATTTATTCGGTCAACGGCTTTACCCATATCAGCAAATTCAAGAGGGTCGTGTAATTCATCAAAAGACGGATAGAGATACGTTCGCGCCTCGGCAGCATCCTTTATCCCGCGATTGGCAAGCAGTCGCGCAGTGAAGATAGAAATCCCCAATTCCGACGCTAATTTTACACTACTATCAAAATTTGAATTTAGGAACCGCCACACTTTGCGGGAGGGTTTTTTCATGATGCTCCTTCCGTTGCTGACATCGGAAATCTGCATTTTGCGACAACATGGAGAGATTGCAAACAACACGTCTTTGACTCTTGATATATTATCATAAAAATTCGGGTTTGTCAAGTCTTTTAGTTTTTGGGGCAGTGTAAATTTAAATATAACTTGACAAAATGAATTGCACGTGGTATTATTTATAGTACCCTAATCGCAACTCAGTAAACAGCAGATTTTGGCAAAACTTGTAAACGAAAACGAACTCTAAAAACTGGCGAAATTTGAAAAAAAACGCCATACATGATAATGTTTTTTCTAACGCCTTCATCGAATAGGGATTAACCTCGTCTGTCAAATGAAGTTGCCCTGTTGTATAATACGGAGGCTTTATTGTAAATCAAGCGGAAAGGAGTTTTCTCGCATGACCTATGTGATTTGTGAGCCCTGTATTGAAGTTAAGGACAGCGCGTGCGTTGATGTCTGCCCAGTGGACTGTATTCACCCGCTACCCGATGCTGATGAGTTTGAGGATGTCGATCAGCTTTACATCGACCCGGAAGAGTGCATTGATTGTGGCGTTTGCGAACCCGAATGTCCGGTCGAAGCGATCTTCATGGAAGAAGATGTCCCGGAGGAATGGGAAGAGTTCATAGATATTAATGCTGAATACTTTGAATAACGGATAGTCCCCGCAACCCTTGGGTTGCGACATCTTGCACGGTTGTTGATTTGTGCGCCTACTTAAGATGCTGCAAATCGGCAACCGTGTTTTTTGTCCTCACTGATTTGGGCGTATTATGCAAAAATTTCAACCTACTCACATTGAAAGAAGTAACGCAAGTTTGAAGATTCAGTGGAAAGATTCGCATCATAGTGAGTTGTCCTACTCCGTTCTC contains:
- the recJ gene encoding single-stranded-DNA-specific exonuclease RecJ, with the translated sequence MKKPSRKVWRFLNSNFDSSVKLASELGISIFTARLLANRGIKDAAEARTYLYPSFDELHDPLEFADMGKAVDRINKAMARGEKICIYGDYDADGTTATALLLNTFRRLGAPADYYIPNRFGDGYGLSEDTVKKIRREKNTKLLITVDCGINAVKAVALANQLGMDVIVTDHHQPEGEQPPAYAVISAKVPGNTYPYTELAGVGLAFKLAQGLVNDRSFLESQLDLVALGTVVDMAPLTGENRILSRLGLAELNKRERPGIHALCEAAGHKLDQPLDGYSLSFKLGPRINAAGRMDTADKAVELLTTDSDDVAARIAPLLNKANQERQELEREIQEQAVEIIETEIADNTIGIVVASDRWRGKAQGVVGIVASRLLQTYYKPAIVLAIDGDEATGSGRCIEGMNLADALVDCTELLVKHGGHAAAAGLTIKTENIPQFRVAFNEVASNCLTAAELQPKLDLEFETHLPLLTLETLKEFEQFEPFGQNNPKFLFGARRLNISDGPSLMGPEKNHLRMTLTDGKIGRRAIAWRAGEKRVDFIGSNLSLDIAFSPQINEWQGRRSVQLTLEDWQVRRESRGMKWDVFPKRDEPSPVKLVDKRNGNKKEYLLNLLAREESCIIYVQDEEMLDLLLTKLLPESIEGIARHDATTSMVETAELLKQLHSGELRAIASSSTFSHYEAFPYVPHFVFCHLTPNSDAFFKRCRPAFVSDSTSYLHLIYNDTDATHIHNWIAQKYPTKEVLRHLYADMRKAIQSNGVVGYPEAEMLNGKLGGALTVQTGLTIFEELRYITRHGEPGQRLVKLLPAEKNDLSFSGTYLEGEWIKQTCPAFIEFQLKANIESMWEIIEDESQVPNNPDSSI
- a CDS encoding 4Fe-4S binding protein; the encoded protein is MTYVICEPCIEVKDSACVDVCPVDCIHPLPDADEFEDVDQLYIDPEECIDCGVCEPECPVEAIFMEEDVPEEWEEFIDINAEYFE